The following are encoded together in the Ovis aries strain OAR_USU_Benz2616 breed Rambouillet chromosome X, ARS-UI_Ramb_v3.0, whole genome shotgun sequence genome:
- the USP11 gene encoding ubiquitin carboxyl-terminal hydrolase 11 isoform X11, translating into MASLPLNASVCTLPSLQVVELASIHKVEVYSVELLLVQHSDMDTPHTAQFSQTDSVDLVLHTAREQFLVSPQEETRLWIKNAEGSFERLCNTRVTVLDAALKTGQVVVMETRNKDGTWPSAQPNDTSSTLEEEEDFQGQPGICGLTNLGNTCFMNSALQCLSNVPQLTEYFLKNRYLEELNFCNPLGMKGEIAQAYADLVKQAWSGHHRSIVPQVFKTKVGHFASQFLGYQQHDSQELLSFLLDGLHEDLNRVKKKEYVELCDAAGRPDQEVAQEAWQNHKRRNDSVIVDTFHGLFKSTLVCPDCGNVSVTFDPFCYLSVPLPVSHKRVMEVFFVSMDPRRKPEQHRLVVPKKGKISDLCVALAKHTGISPERMMVADVFSHRFYKIYQLEESLSSILDRDDIFIYEVSGRAAIGENSREDVVLPIYLRERTPARDYNSSYYGLMLFGHPLLVSVPRDRLSWDALYHILLYRLSRYVTRPSSDDEDDGDEKDLEDKDSLPKPGHVTEGSSQDPGLEQAGPSSRVVSGSRAPVDNSPGPSHWPQRARRKHLFTLHTVNSNGTSDRSTFNEDTHAQPYIAIDWEPEMKKRYYDEVEAEGYVKHDCVGYVLKKAPVQLQECIELFTTVETLEKENPWYCPTCKQHQLATKKLDLWMLPETLIIHLKRFSYTKFSREKLDTLVEFPIRDLDFSEFVIKPQNDSARELYKYDLIAVSNHYGGLRDGHYTTFACNKDSGQWHYFDDSSVSPVTENQIESKAAYVLFYQRQDVARRMQTQASSSKPPASSACGAPPKSESMDVN; encoded by the exons ATGGCCAGCCTCCCATTGAACGCAAG TGTGTGTACCCTTCCCTCCTTGCAGGTTGTGGAACTGGCTAGCATCCACAAGGTTGAAGTGTACTCAGTAGAACTGTTGCTTGTCCAGCACAGTGATATGGACACACCTCACACGGCTCAATTCAGCCAGACAGATTCTGTTG ACCTAGTTCTGCATACCGCTCGAGAGCAGTTTCTGGTGAGCCCCCAGGAAGAGACCCGGCTGTGGATCAAGAACGCGGAGGGCTCTTTTGAGAGGTTGTGCAACACCCGTGTCACAGTGCTTGACGCCGCTCTCAAGACTGggcag GTGGTTGTCATGGAGACCCGAAACAAGGATGGCACTTGGCCCAGTGCGCAGCCGAATGACAC GAGCAGCAcattggaggaggaagaggacttCCAGGGCCAGCCAGGCATCTGTGGTCTTACCAATCTGGGCAACACGTGCTTCATGAACTCGGCCCTGCAG tgCCTCAGTAACGTGCCGCAGCTCACCGAGTACTTCCTGAAAAACCGATACCTGGAGGAGCTCAACTTCTGCAACCCACTGGGCATGAAGGGGGAGATTGCACAGGCCTATGCGGACCTGGTGAAACAGGCGTGGTCTGGCCACCACCGCTCCATTGTGCCCCAGGTGTTCAAG ACCAAGGTCGGCCACTTTGCGTCCCAGTTTCTGGGCTACCAGCAGCATGACTCACAGGAGCTGCTGTCGTTCCTCCTGGATGGGCTACACGAGGACCTCAATCGCGTCAAGAAGAAGGAATATGTGGAGCTGTGTGATGCTGCTGGGAGGCCGGATCAG GAGGTTGCTCAGGAAGCCTGGCAGAACCACAAACGGCGGAATGATTCTGTAATCGTGGACACTTTCCATGGCCTCTTCAAGTCCACACTGGTGTGCCCTGATTGTGGCAATGTGTCTGTGACCTTCGACCCCTTCTGCTACCTCAGTGTCCCACTGCCTGTGAGCCACAAGAGGGTCATGGAGGTCTTCTTTGTCTCCATGGACCCCCGCCGCAAGCCGGAGCAG CACCGGCTCGTGGTCCCCAAGAAAGGCAAGATCTCGGATCTGTGTGTGGCTCTGGCCAAACACACTGGCATCTCGCCAGAAAGG ATGATGGTGGCTGATGTCTTCAGTCACCGCTTCTACAAGATCTACCAGCTGGAGGAGTCCCTGAGCAGCATCTTAGACCGAGATGATATCTTCAT ATACGAGGTGTCTGGCAGGGCTGCTATTGGTGAGAACTCCAGAGAGGATGTTGTGCTTCCTATCTACCTGCGGGAGCGCACCCCAGCCCGGGACTATAACAGTTCCTATTATGGCTTGATGCTCTTTGGGCACCCGCTTCTGGTGTCAGTGCCCCGGGACCGGCTCTCGTGGGACGCCCTGTATCACATCCTGCTGTACCGCCTCTC ACGCTATGTGACCAGACCCAGCTCGGATGATGAGGATGATGGGGATGAGAAAG ACCTGGAGGATAAGGATAGCCTCCCTAAGCCTGGACATGTGACTGAGGGCAGCTCCCAAGACCCTGGGCTGGAGCAGGCTGGGCCCAGCTCCAGAGTCGTGAGCGGAAGTCGGGCTCCTGTGGACAACTCTCCTGGGCCATCTCACTGGCCCCAGAGGGCACGGCGCAAGCACCTCTTCACCCTGCACACAGTGAATTCCAATGGGACCAGTGACCGCTCGACCTTCAACGAGGATACCCATG CCCAGCCGTACATTGCCATCGACTGggaaccagagatgaagaagCGTTACTATGACGAGGTGGAGGCTGAG GGCTACGTGAAGCATGACTGCGTTGGGTATGTGCTGAAGAAGGCACCAGTGCAGCTGCAGGAATGCATTGAGCTCTTCACCACCGttgagaccctggagaaggaaaacccCTG GTACTGCCCCACTTGCAAGCAGCACCAGCTGGCCACCAAGAAGCTGGACCTGTGGATGCTGCCAGAGACACTCATCATCCACCTGAAGCGCTTTTCCTACACCAAGTTCTCCAGAGAAAAGCTGGACACCCTTGTGGAGTTTCCTATCCG GGACCTGGACTTCTCTGAGTTTGTCATCAAGCCGCAGAACGACTCAGCCCGGGAGCTGTACAAATACGATCTGATCGCAGTTTCCAACCATTATGGGGGCCTGCGGGATGGACACT ACACGACATTTGCCTGCAACAAGGACAGCGGTCAGTGGCACTACTTTGATGACAGCAGCGTCTCACCTGTGACGGAGAATCAGATTGAG tccaaggcaGCCTATGTCCTCTTCTACCAACGCCAGGACGTGGCACGCCGTATGCAAACCCAGGCCAGCTCGTCAAAGCCCCCCGCATCGTCTGCCTGTGGTGCCCCACCCAAATCGGAGTCCATGGATGTAAACTGA
- the USP11 gene encoding ubiquitin carboxyl-terminal hydrolase 11 isoform X8, producing MAAVAANPADTAATAVDDREPQREAVPGLESQWRQIENGRGRPLQVGESWFLVGQHWYKQWEVYVQGGDRDSSTFPGCINNAELFEDQVNWRLKKGLVEGEDYVLLPAAAWHYLVNWYGLEHGQPPIERKVVELASIHKVEVYSVELLLVQHSDMDTPHTAQFSQTDSVDLVLHTAREQFLVSPQEETRLWIKNAEGSFERLCNTRVTVLDAALKTGQVVVMETRNKDGTWPSAQPNDTSSTLEEEEDFQGQPGICGLTNLGNTCFMNSALQCLSNVPQLTEYFLKNRYLEELNFCNPLGMKGEIAQAYADLVKQAWSGHHRSIVPQVFKTKVGHFASQFLGYQQHDSQELLSFLLDGLHEDLNRVKKKEYVELCDAAGRPDQEVAQEAWQNHKRRNDSVIVDTFHGLFKSTLVCPDCGNVSVTFDPFCYLSVPLPVSHKRVMEVFFVSMDPRRKPEQHRLVVPKKGKISDLCVALAKHTGISPERMMVADVFSHRFYKIYQLEESLSSILDRDDIFIYEVSGRAAIGENSREDVVLPIYLRERTPARDYNSSYYGLMLFGHPLLVSVPRDRLSWDALYHILLYRLSRYVTRPSSDDEDDGDEKDLEDKDSLPKPGHVTEGSSQDPGLEQAGPSSRVVSGSRAPVDNSPGPSHWPQRARRKHLFTLHTVNSNGTSDRSTFNEDTHAQPYIAIDWEPEMKKRYYDEVEAEGYVKHDCVGYVLKKAPVQLQECIELFTTVETLEKENPWYCPTCKQHQLATKKLDLWMLPETLIIHLKRFSYTKFSREKLDTLVEFPIRDLDFSEFVIKPQNDSARELYKYDLIAVSNHYGGLRDGHYTTFACNKDSGQWHYFDDSSVSPVTENQIESKAAYVLFYQRQDVARRMQTQASSSKPPASSACGAPPKSESMDVN from the exons TGGGGCAACACTGGTACAAGCAGTGGGAGGTGTACGTGCAGGGAGGAGATCGGGACTCCAGCACCTTCCCTGGCTGCATCAACAATGCTGAACTCTTCGAAG ACCAGGTAAACTGGCGCCTCAAGAAGGGATTGGTGGAAGGTGAGGACTATGTGCTGCTCCCAGCGGCTGCTTGGCATTACCTGGTCAACTGGTATGGTCTAGAGCATGGCCAGCCTCCCATTGAACGCAAG GTTGTGGAACTGGCTAGCATCCACAAGGTTGAAGTGTACTCAGTAGAACTGTTGCTTGTCCAGCACAGTGATATGGACACACCTCACACGGCTCAATTCAGCCAGACAGATTCTGTTG ACCTAGTTCTGCATACCGCTCGAGAGCAGTTTCTGGTGAGCCCCCAGGAAGAGACCCGGCTGTGGATCAAGAACGCGGAGGGCTCTTTTGAGAGGTTGTGCAACACCCGTGTCACAGTGCTTGACGCCGCTCTCAAGACTGggcag GTGGTTGTCATGGAGACCCGAAACAAGGATGGCACTTGGCCCAGTGCGCAGCCGAATGACAC GAGCAGCAcattggaggaggaagaggacttCCAGGGCCAGCCAGGCATCTGTGGTCTTACCAATCTGGGCAACACGTGCTTCATGAACTCGGCCCTGCAG tgCCTCAGTAACGTGCCGCAGCTCACCGAGTACTTCCTGAAAAACCGATACCTGGAGGAGCTCAACTTCTGCAACCCACTGGGCATGAAGGGGGAGATTGCACAGGCCTATGCGGACCTGGTGAAACAGGCGTGGTCTGGCCACCACCGCTCCATTGTGCCCCAGGTGTTCAAG ACCAAGGTCGGCCACTTTGCGTCCCAGTTTCTGGGCTACCAGCAGCATGACTCACAGGAGCTGCTGTCGTTCCTCCTGGATGGGCTACACGAGGACCTCAATCGCGTCAAGAAGAAGGAATATGTGGAGCTGTGTGATGCTGCTGGGAGGCCGGATCAG GAGGTTGCTCAGGAAGCCTGGCAGAACCACAAACGGCGGAATGATTCTGTAATCGTGGACACTTTCCATGGCCTCTTCAAGTCCACACTGGTGTGCCCTGATTGTGGCAATGTGTCTGTGACCTTCGACCCCTTCTGCTACCTCAGTGTCCCACTGCCTGTGAGCCACAAGAGGGTCATGGAGGTCTTCTTTGTCTCCATGGACCCCCGCCGCAAGCCGGAGCAG CACCGGCTCGTGGTCCCCAAGAAAGGCAAGATCTCGGATCTGTGTGTGGCTCTGGCCAAACACACTGGCATCTCGCCAGAAAGG ATGATGGTGGCTGATGTCTTCAGTCACCGCTTCTACAAGATCTACCAGCTGGAGGAGTCCCTGAGCAGCATCTTAGACCGAGATGATATCTTCAT ATACGAGGTGTCTGGCAGGGCTGCTATTGGTGAGAACTCCAGAGAGGATGTTGTGCTTCCTATCTACCTGCGGGAGCGCACCCCAGCCCGGGACTATAACAGTTCCTATTATGGCTTGATGCTCTTTGGGCACCCGCTTCTGGTGTCAGTGCCCCGGGACCGGCTCTCGTGGGACGCCCTGTATCACATCCTGCTGTACCGCCTCTC ACGCTATGTGACCAGACCCAGCTCGGATGATGAGGATGATGGGGATGAGAAAG ACCTGGAGGATAAGGATAGCCTCCCTAAGCCTGGACATGTGACTGAGGGCAGCTCCCAAGACCCTGGGCTGGAGCAGGCTGGGCCCAGCTCCAGAGTCGTGAGCGGAAGTCGGGCTCCTGTGGACAACTCTCCTGGGCCATCTCACTGGCCCCAGAGGGCACGGCGCAAGCACCTCTTCACCCTGCACACAGTGAATTCCAATGGGACCAGTGACCGCTCGACCTTCAACGAGGATACCCATG CCCAGCCGTACATTGCCATCGACTGggaaccagagatgaagaagCGTTACTATGACGAGGTGGAGGCTGAG GGCTACGTGAAGCATGACTGCGTTGGGTATGTGCTGAAGAAGGCACCAGTGCAGCTGCAGGAATGCATTGAGCTCTTCACCACCGttgagaccctggagaaggaaaacccCTG GTACTGCCCCACTTGCAAGCAGCACCAGCTGGCCACCAAGAAGCTGGACCTGTGGATGCTGCCAGAGACACTCATCATCCACCTGAAGCGCTTTTCCTACACCAAGTTCTCCAGAGAAAAGCTGGACACCCTTGTGGAGTTTCCTATCCG GGACCTGGACTTCTCTGAGTTTGTCATCAAGCCGCAGAACGACTCAGCCCGGGAGCTGTACAAATACGATCTGATCGCAGTTTCCAACCATTATGGGGGCCTGCGGGATGGACACT ACACGACATTTGCCTGCAACAAGGACAGCGGTCAGTGGCACTACTTTGATGACAGCAGCGTCTCACCTGTGACGGAGAATCAGATTGAG tccaaggcaGCCTATGTCCTCTTCTACCAACGCCAGGACGTGGCACGCCGTATGCAAACCCAGGCCAGCTCGTCAAAGCCCCCCGCATCGTCTGCCTGTGGTGCCCCACCCAAATCGGAGTCCATGGATGTAAACTGA
- the USP11 gene encoding ubiquitin carboxyl-terminal hydrolase 11 isoform X7, with translation MAAVAANPADTAATAVDDREPQREAVPGLESQWRQIENGRGRPLQVGESWFLVGQHWYKQWEVYVQGGDRDSSTFPGCINNAELFEDQVNWRLKKGLVEGEDYVLLPAAAWHYLVNWYGLEHGQPPIERKVVELASIHKVEVYSVELLLVQHSDMDTPHTAQFSQTDSVDLVLHTAREQFLVSPQEETRLWIKNAEGSFERLCNTRVTVLDAALKTGQVVVMETRNKDGTWPSAQPNDTSSTLEEEEDFQGQPGICGLTNLGNTCFMNSALQCLSNVPQLTEYFLKNRYLEELNFCNPLGMKGEIAQAYADLVKQAWSGHHRSIVPQVFKTKVGHFASQFLGYQQHDSQELLSFLLDGLHEDLNRVKKKEYVELCDAAGRPDQEVAQEAWQNHKRRNDSVIVDTFHGLFKSTLVCPDCGNVSVTFDPFCYLSVPLPVSHKRVMEVFFVSMDPRRKPEQHRLVVPKKGKISDLCVALAKHTGISPERMMVADVFSHRFYKIYQLEESLSSILDRDDIFIYEVSGRAAIGENSREDVVLPIYLRERTPARDYNSSYYGLMLFGHPLLVSVPRDRLSWDALYHILLYRLSRYVTRPSSDDEDDGDEKADLEDKDSLPKPGHVTEGSSQDPGLEQAGPSSRVVSGSRAPVDNSPGPSHWPQRARRKHLFTLHTVNSNGTSDRSTFNEDTHAQPYIAIDWEPEMKKRYYDEVEAEGYVKHDCVGYVLKKAPVQLQECIELFTTVETLEKENPWYCPTCKQHQLATKKLDLWMLPETLIIHLKRFSYTKFSREKLDTLVEFPIRDLDFSEFVIKPQNDSARELYKYDLIAVSNHYGGLRDGHYTTFACNKDSGQWHYFDDSSVSPVTENQIESKAAYVLFYQRQDVARRMQTQASSSKPPASSACGAPPKSESMDVN, from the exons TGGGGCAACACTGGTACAAGCAGTGGGAGGTGTACGTGCAGGGAGGAGATCGGGACTCCAGCACCTTCCCTGGCTGCATCAACAATGCTGAACTCTTCGAAG ACCAGGTAAACTGGCGCCTCAAGAAGGGATTGGTGGAAGGTGAGGACTATGTGCTGCTCCCAGCGGCTGCTTGGCATTACCTGGTCAACTGGTATGGTCTAGAGCATGGCCAGCCTCCCATTGAACGCAAG GTTGTGGAACTGGCTAGCATCCACAAGGTTGAAGTGTACTCAGTAGAACTGTTGCTTGTCCAGCACAGTGATATGGACACACCTCACACGGCTCAATTCAGCCAGACAGATTCTGTTG ACCTAGTTCTGCATACCGCTCGAGAGCAGTTTCTGGTGAGCCCCCAGGAAGAGACCCGGCTGTGGATCAAGAACGCGGAGGGCTCTTTTGAGAGGTTGTGCAACACCCGTGTCACAGTGCTTGACGCCGCTCTCAAGACTGggcag GTGGTTGTCATGGAGACCCGAAACAAGGATGGCACTTGGCCCAGTGCGCAGCCGAATGACAC GAGCAGCAcattggaggaggaagaggacttCCAGGGCCAGCCAGGCATCTGTGGTCTTACCAATCTGGGCAACACGTGCTTCATGAACTCGGCCCTGCAG tgCCTCAGTAACGTGCCGCAGCTCACCGAGTACTTCCTGAAAAACCGATACCTGGAGGAGCTCAACTTCTGCAACCCACTGGGCATGAAGGGGGAGATTGCACAGGCCTATGCGGACCTGGTGAAACAGGCGTGGTCTGGCCACCACCGCTCCATTGTGCCCCAGGTGTTCAAG ACCAAGGTCGGCCACTTTGCGTCCCAGTTTCTGGGCTACCAGCAGCATGACTCACAGGAGCTGCTGTCGTTCCTCCTGGATGGGCTACACGAGGACCTCAATCGCGTCAAGAAGAAGGAATATGTGGAGCTGTGTGATGCTGCTGGGAGGCCGGATCAG GAGGTTGCTCAGGAAGCCTGGCAGAACCACAAACGGCGGAATGATTCTGTAATCGTGGACACTTTCCATGGCCTCTTCAAGTCCACACTGGTGTGCCCTGATTGTGGCAATGTGTCTGTGACCTTCGACCCCTTCTGCTACCTCAGTGTCCCACTGCCTGTGAGCCACAAGAGGGTCATGGAGGTCTTCTTTGTCTCCATGGACCCCCGCCGCAAGCCGGAGCAG CACCGGCTCGTGGTCCCCAAGAAAGGCAAGATCTCGGATCTGTGTGTGGCTCTGGCCAAACACACTGGCATCTCGCCAGAAAGG ATGATGGTGGCTGATGTCTTCAGTCACCGCTTCTACAAGATCTACCAGCTGGAGGAGTCCCTGAGCAGCATCTTAGACCGAGATGATATCTTCAT ATACGAGGTGTCTGGCAGGGCTGCTATTGGTGAGAACTCCAGAGAGGATGTTGTGCTTCCTATCTACCTGCGGGAGCGCACCCCAGCCCGGGACTATAACAGTTCCTATTATGGCTTGATGCTCTTTGGGCACCCGCTTCTGGTGTCAGTGCCCCGGGACCGGCTCTCGTGGGACGCCCTGTATCACATCCTGCTGTACCGCCTCTC ACGCTATGTGACCAGACCCAGCTCGGATGATGAGGATGATGGGGATGAGAAAG CAGACCTGGAGGATAAGGATAGCCTCCCTAAGCCTGGACATGTGACTGAGGGCAGCTCCCAAGACCCTGGGCTGGAGCAGGCTGGGCCCAGCTCCAGAGTCGTGAGCGGAAGTCGGGCTCCTGTGGACAACTCTCCTGGGCCATCTCACTGGCCCCAGAGGGCACGGCGCAAGCACCTCTTCACCCTGCACACAGTGAATTCCAATGGGACCAGTGACCGCTCGACCTTCAACGAGGATACCCATG CCCAGCCGTACATTGCCATCGACTGggaaccagagatgaagaagCGTTACTATGACGAGGTGGAGGCTGAG GGCTACGTGAAGCATGACTGCGTTGGGTATGTGCTGAAGAAGGCACCAGTGCAGCTGCAGGAATGCATTGAGCTCTTCACCACCGttgagaccctggagaaggaaaacccCTG GTACTGCCCCACTTGCAAGCAGCACCAGCTGGCCACCAAGAAGCTGGACCTGTGGATGCTGCCAGAGACACTCATCATCCACCTGAAGCGCTTTTCCTACACCAAGTTCTCCAGAGAAAAGCTGGACACCCTTGTGGAGTTTCCTATCCG GGACCTGGACTTCTCTGAGTTTGTCATCAAGCCGCAGAACGACTCAGCCCGGGAGCTGTACAAATACGATCTGATCGCAGTTTCCAACCATTATGGGGGCCTGCGGGATGGACACT ACACGACATTTGCCTGCAACAAGGACAGCGGTCAGTGGCACTACTTTGATGACAGCAGCGTCTCACCTGTGACGGAGAATCAGATTGAG tccaaggcaGCCTATGTCCTCTTCTACCAACGCCAGGACGTGGCACGCCGTATGCAAACCCAGGCCAGCTCGTCAAAGCCCCCCGCATCGTCTGCCTGTGGTGCCCCACCCAAATCGGAGTCCATGGATGTAAACTGA